The window ccagctcagcccattccccaggcctggatcaactacgggaaacagcagcagccgcagcaaactcagcctcctcaatgacggtaccccgggggcgaaggcaaacaatgtgatggtcttatttccttaatgtctttagccggctcctttctcactttctcccctcccagcaaagagcctcgtttaaccctttcagtccagggactgcctgtctctttcctcattgatactggggctactttctctcttttaaatcatgccccctctccctggctatcctctgaggttaaaactgcgactggggtggagggcaacccacagtctctggaactcactttgcctttgaatgttgtttatgctgataaatgttttcctcaccgttttcttttttccccagcttgtccgatccctttgatgggccgggatttactctgtaagcttgaggctactttaacctgcactcctgaaggggtaggattattgatgacagtgttaggagattcggcccctactcagggtaattgggaaacacccccctctctctcccctgacctcactgacttgccttcaaccctctggggaatttctgacactgatgttggcctgctcctttcggcagagcccgtaaggattcaggtgaagccttccttaacccccccgtcagtccctcaataccccctgtcgctggaagcccgggagggcatccgccccattatcgagggattcattgcacaaaagctagtccgccctcagcgcactccctgtaacacccctatactgcctgtcaaaaagcctcctaaaaaggacggagaccctgttcgttggcgctttgtacaggatctacgagttgttaatcagtatgtggtccctcttcatgcagtagttcctgacccagctactatcatcagccaaatcccctgggatgctgagtggttcactgttattgacttaaaatcagcttttttcagcattcctgtgcacccagactctcagtatctctttggtttcacctggcagggacaaagttatgtctggcaacgacttcctcaaggctacagagacagccccacgattttcagccagtgcctccgccacgacttggaaggtttcaccagtccgcagggatccacattggtcctatacatagatgacatcctattaggtaatcgagaagaagctgccctccgcatcgatggtaaggcacttttattatacctacacaccagaggccacaaggtagaccctaaaaagattcagtgggtctcacagaaggtccgatatctgggcttcctgttaaccccagagggaagacagatggacccagcccgcataaagactattcaaaactgccctctaccgaacaccaagaaacaacttcgaggtttcttaggattaattggcttctgtcgcccctggttgccgtcctgcggggagttaagcaaaccgctccaccgactcactgctaaccttgctcctgaccctttgcagtggtccccggacactattcaagcctttcagttactcaaggacagtgtggcctcctccatgtctctccgcccccccaattacagcaaactctttcacctttttgtccacgagaggggcggaattgctagtggtgtccttacccagctgagcgggccccaccatttcccgcttgctttttactctcagcaaatcgaccctgtcgctcagggaaccccatcctgcacccggactctggcagcagctgccctgctgatcacaaaggcaaagagcctaaccctgggtcattttaccacggtttggacctctcatgccttgtcagcccttctgcgtaggggcacaacccaagtcttttcggcccatcgtcagcaacagctagaggccgaactcttagaagacactaacctaatttttgaaaggtgtggaccccttaatccagctaccttgcttcctgacctgccagtcctccaggatcagcacgactgtgtggaagtagtttacagcatcttacagatacgagacaacctgtttgacgtgccactggacaaccccgattgcatcctcttctcggacggaagctccttctatgttgatggcaagcgtttcactggttatgctgtcacctctgaatgggacattcaagaggccgcctcactgccaggcaactggggagcccaagccgctgaactctatgccctggcccgagcttgccagttggccgctggtaagaccgttaccatttttactgatagcaaatatgcttttggagttgtgcattgtcatatccacctctggaagtttcgaggtttccagacagctgccggtaaacccattcagcacctccccctcatccacaagcttttggacgccctccaaaaaccctctgtcctggctgtagttcactgccgggcccatactaaagatagtagccccgttacccgtgggaatgccctggctgacgcctccaccaagaaggctgccaccttacctttagccatgcccacattggctattgcaacctcctcctttactccaccgcaccccgtaccagtacccgctgctgaactacaatcgtgggaaagcctcggggccactctggtcaaagggacctggcttatgccagatggccgagcctgcctccctcgctccacataccccgtggcagttcgctggcaccatgataaagggggtcactacggcacgcacgccctcgtggacaccatcgctcgcttttggtatgctccaggcattcaaccctattgcctatcaatagtgaaagcatgcagcacatgtcagcgtaatggacctgctccgcctcttaacaaaattaagggtggaagacctccgcctgctgctccatttcaacatcttcaaattgactttgcagatatgccaaaggcttttgggaaaaagcacctccttgttttggtttgccctctgacttcctgggtcgaagcttttcctactgctaattgtactgctgccacagtggcgaagattctccttagagatattgtaccccgttttggcatccctcttgtgctcgactcagatcgcggacctcactttactggtcatgtccttggccgtttagaacaaggactgggcatttcacactcctttcatacaccctaccacccccagtctagcgggaaagttgagcgtatgaatagggaacttaagtttacattggctaaatactgtcaggaaacaggattaaagtggcctcaggtacttcccttggtcctgtttcaccttcgtactcgcccaacccgcgcattgggattattcccctttgaactgctctatggacacccccctttcaaaggcggggcgctaccacgtgctgatgtttcactattgggaggggatcatatgaccgcgtgtcagtttctctccctacaggctcgccttcgtaccctttggaaagcctcgcagttttcccagaccgtgccgctggaggaacaaatccacccgttccaaccaggggacttcgtctgggccaaaaagttcgttcgtgacgacaccctccagccaaggtttactggaccccaccaggttcttttgacaacccagactgcagtgttcctggaaggacgcaaatcttggatccaccactcccacgtcaagccagccgtagtggaccacagtgacggaccagcagctcttgtcaccactgaggacactgcctccgaccagtggaccagcttacctctctcagacattagacttaaattgactcgaaaaaaatgagaggaccctttattctgacaactgtatgtttttttatgcttttttagtttattttctgcttatgaagaatgctgtgtttttgtaaatgacacctactctgacacttttcaacgtaccaaacacctaagggaaatggctaaaaactactcctctggccagccaccttatgattggtggggagccttatggaattggctgcccggatttgggtgggttaaaaaactcttggtgggtggtgttggggccatagtagtccttataatactgtgttgctgtattcagtgtgtcccctccctcataaactcatgtaagtcagtttattcttttcccacttcagctaaaagccttactctcttcgaattggcccaggctgaaattgccaagcggcccttgagatcttgaaatagggtgtagctttttgattaatagttatctcaaagctacaaatggaggaatgttgggtctaaacttttggtgaactttggggagccaaaacacacccagactggccgtctctgcataatcctttctgaaccctttatcgaacaaagcactgacctgcaaactactcatgacaccccctttctcaagtagccattagcctttatctctatgcatttacttgttaaacttgcttttcctgtaaaatcttgattgattatgcatgaccattatcttttgttaatcactttgtttacttctgtgtataaatattgatgctcacccctaataaaggggccacacttaatctaaagctttgagagctaaggatagtgtgagcccgttgatcaacgcattggtgtctggtctctgacagaattgtgtgccccataccaactccgcatgaactcgggtgctggagaggtgagtgaggacttgctttattacctaacaaatATCTGAATGGTCAATTTCAATTTGATGCATATGGATTCTTATTATCAATAAACATTAAACATTACTATTACAACCAATACTACTACTTAAAAAGCAGaattcagatccagactaacaaggctacccctctgatacttaatactaCTACTTAGTAAATAATTAACCGTCTTTAATATTCTTAATTCTGTGCAAACAATATCTACTATAATCTCACATGTGGGAAATAAAAAGTGTATAGACACCCTATTATGCAAATGGAGAAACCGAAACACCTATATGTTAAGTAATTTTCCTAAGGACATAAATTGAGCCAGTAATAGAACTGGAATTACAAATCAAAAGTTACTAGTCCCTAGCCCTCTACTCATTCCACTGAGCCTCACCAACTCTCTTGCAGGTCTTGAGGCACACCAACATATATTTTATGTGCAGAGTATTTAGTAGTTACAGGATAATTGTGGCAAAGTTGCATTTATCTTACCAGATGAATATGGTTGTCATCTTAATATCCAGGAACAGACCCACTAGATAGATCTAACCAGATCCCTAAACTGTAAACCTGCATCATGAATAGTGAATGCACTTCCTCAAATAAGTATCAATATAATCATTTACAACTGTTCAAGCTGCTTCCCTAAACTTGCATCTGGACTCATCGTCAGAGTGTTAGGCCTCATCTAAATCCAATCTCAAGgccagggccagttccaggcaccagtgcaacaatgcaaaggggcagcacgtccggctcttcggcagcaggtccctcagtccctcttggagggaaggactggccaccgaattgccgccgaataatGAAGTGGCAGCGTTAAAGCTgcagctgaagtgctgccaatcaaggtttttctttttccctgccacttgggacagcaaaaacGCTGGAGTCAGCTCTGTCAGGGACACAGCTTATCCATTCTATGGCTGCAGTCAGCTCACCAGAAATGGTGACAGAATAAAATACTATTGCATCCTACAAGAGGTATTCCTTAGGGAAAATGAGCACTTGCCCCAAACTACCTTCTGAGATCTCTCATAAAGGAAGGATAGGAGACATTCAAGAGCAATCCAACCCAATTCATGATGCAGGTTTACAGTTTAGGGCTCTGGTTAGGTCTGTCTAGCGGGTCTGTTCCTGGATGTTAAGACGAGAACCGTATTCATTTAGTAAGATAAATGCAACTTTGCTGGACAATTATTGATCAATGCCTAAATTTCTGCTTCTGTACCACCTCCCCCCTTACCTTCTGCCACTAAAGGCAAATAGATTTTAAAGTATTATCACTGCCAACTGATCTTTGTACATCACCCAGGCCACTGTGATTCATATCGTGTTCATTCCATAGCCTGATCTAAAAACAGACCAAAAGCATGGGTAGGccgggcagaggggaggggaaatctggagaATGAATAACATGAACGCCATTTCACCAAAACCATAACACACT of the Gopherus flavomarginatus isolate rGopFla2 chromosome 1, rGopFla2.mat.asm, whole genome shotgun sequence genome contains:
- the LOC127048170 gene encoding protein NYNRIN-like; translation: MGRDLLCKLEATLTCTPEGVGLLMTVLGDSAPTQGNWETPPSLSPDLTDLPSTLWGISDTDVGLLLSAEPVRIQVKPSLTPPSVPQYPLSLEAREGIRPIIEGFIAQKLVRPQRTPCNTPILPVKKPPKKDGDPVRWRFVQDLRVVNQYVVPLHAVVPDPATIISQIPWDAEWFTVIDLKSAFFSIPLHPDSQYLFGFTWEGQSYVWQRLSQGYRDSPTIFSQCLRHDLEGFTSPQGSTLVLYVDDILLGNREEAALRIDGKALLLYLHTRGHKVDPKKIQWVSQKVRYLGFLLTPEGRQMDPARIKTIQNCPLPNTKKQLRGFLGLIGFCRPWLPSCGELSKPLHRLTANLAPDPLQWSPDTIQAFQLLKDSVASSMSLRPPNYSKLFHLFVHERGGIASGVLTQLSGPHHFPLAFYSQQIDPVAQGTPSCTRTLAAAALLITKAKSLTLGHFTTVWTSHALSALLRRGTTQVFSAHRQQQLEAELLEDTNLIFERCGPLNPATLLPDLPVLQDQHDCVEVVYSILQIRDNLFDVPLDNPDCILFSDGSSFYVDGKRFTGYAVTSEWDIQEAASLPGNWGAQAAELYALARACQLAAGKTVTIFTDSKYAFGVVHCHIHLWKFRGFQTAAGKPIQHLPLIHKLLDALQKPSVLAVVHCRAHTKDSSPVTRGNALADASTKKAATLPLAMPTLAIATSSFTPPHPVPVPAAELQSWESLGATLVKGTWLMPDGRACLPRSTYPVAVRWHHDKGGHYGTHALVDTIARFWYAPGIQPYCLSIVKACSTCQRNGPAPPLNKIKGGRPPPAAPFQHLQIDFADMPKAFGKKHLLVLVCPLTSWVEAFPTANCTAATVAKILLRDIVPRFGIPLVLDSDRGPHFTGHVLGRLEQGLGISHSFHTPYHPQSSGKVERMNRELKFTLAKYCQETGLKWPQVLPLVLFHLRTRPTRALGLFPFELLYGHPPFKGGALPRADVSLLGGDHMTACQFLSLQARLRTLWKASQFSQTVPLEEQIHPFQPGDFVWAKKFVRDDTLQPRFTGPHQVLLTTQTAVFLEGRKSWIHHSHVKPAVVDHSDGPAALVTTEDTASDQWTSLPLSDIRLKLTRKK